The following proteins are co-located in the [Pasteurella] mairii genome:
- the shlB gene encoding ShlB family hemolysin secretion/activation protein, translated as MIKSSIVAFCLSAVCLSSWANNTLLDNQQQLQQFQRQQQNRWLELHQFQAPPSENTPIEENLSDICLPYQRLQIVGATLIDPTPLLPLPYECLNENRLNQLSRDLTQAYLEAGYVYNPFQFEDDGSGVLTLRVTEGKVTKLIGDSAKVNLSMLFPGILGTPLNIKVLDQGLDQANRLSSNDVSVDVLPAKNGEIALMFVNTPSSAISGALTLDNYANAYYHRWKSRIDLSIDSPFGLSDNLYLGVSHTLKSFKTFNRSAILYYSLPYGRWTFSSFGTFSQFRQQFPLIYHTAEQKGKTWQAGIRADYMFHRGSNHISTISAQIERLNSQNYFNDSELVLQSPKLSIAQLSFNHLQLFSQGSLIFNLDYRYGLSRLNTGENQAPHQPEGYFRKWNADLQFAYLHWLGSAGIRQSHRLLAQYSQDSLPAIEQMELLGRYAVRGFQDLSLSAEKSVLLQNTLSWITQLGTLHIEPYIGVDFGIQKNATENTSSRRAFSYLAGLKIAQPRWKMDLQWAKGKMQAYKGYPWETEYNVNFTFSLLW; from the coding sequence ATGATAAAATCATCAATAGTTGCGTTTTGTTTAAGCGCAGTTTGTCTATCAAGCTGGGCAAATAATACTTTGCTAGACAACCAACAACAGTTACAACAATTTCAACGTCAGCAACAAAATCGCTGGTTAGAGCTACATCAATTTCAAGCGCCTCCAAGCGAAAATACGCCTATCGAAGAAAATTTGTCTGATATCTGTTTACCATATCAGCGATTACAGATTGTCGGCGCAACGTTGATCGATCCTACCCCTCTCCTTCCGTTACCCTATGAATGTTTAAATGAAAACCGTCTTAATCAGTTAAGCCGAGATTTAACTCAAGCCTATTTAGAGGCGGGCTATGTTTATAATCCGTTTCAGTTTGAAGATGATGGTTCGGGAGTTTTAACGTTAAGGGTTACTGAAGGTAAAGTGACTAAGTTGATAGGAGACAGTGCGAAAGTAAACTTATCCATGCTCTTTCCAGGGATCCTAGGGACGCCATTAAATATTAAAGTATTAGATCAAGGCTTAGACCAAGCAAACCGTTTGAGCAGCAATGATGTATCTGTTGATGTATTGCCTGCCAAAAATGGCGAAATAGCATTGATGTTTGTTAACACGCCCTCTTCGGCAATTTCGGGAGCCCTAACCCTTGATAATTACGCCAATGCTTATTATCACCGTTGGAAAAGCCGGATAGATCTTAGCATTGATAGCCCTTTCGGTTTATCTGATAACCTTTATCTTGGTGTTAGCCATACGCTAAAATCCTTCAAAACGTTCAATCGCTCCGCTATACTTTATTACTCCTTACCTTATGGACGGTGGACCTTTAGCAGTTTTGGTACATTTTCGCAATTTCGCCAACAATTTCCTTTGATTTATCATACTGCTGAACAAAAAGGCAAAACCTGGCAGGCTGGTATAAGAGCCGACTACATGTTTCATCGAGGTAGCAACCATATTTCTACCATTTCTGCCCAAATTGAACGTTTAAACAGCCAAAATTACTTTAACGACAGCGAATTAGTATTACAAAGCCCTAAATTAAGCATAGCGCAACTCTCCTTTAATCATTTGCAACTGTTTTCACAAGGTTCTTTAATTTTTAATTTAGACTATCGGTATGGATTATCCCGTTTGAATACCGGTGAAAACCAAGCGCCACATCAACCGGAAGGGTATTTTCGTAAATGGAATGCCGATTTGCAGTTTGCTTATTTACATTGGCTCGGTTCAGCTGGAATTCGCCAATCGCATCGGCTGTTGGCGCAATACAGTCAAGATTCTTTGCCCGCAATAGAACAAATGGAACTGTTAGGGCGTTATGCAGTAAGAGGTTTCCAAGATTTATCCTTATCGGCGGAAAAAAGTGTGTTGCTACAAAATACGCTTAGTTGGATAACACAACTCGGTACGTTACATATTGAACCTTATATCGGAGTTGATTTCGGGATACAAAAAAATGCTACGGAAAATACGTCGAGCCGGCGTGCATTCAGTTATTTGGCGGGGCTGAAAATTGCACAACCTCGCTGGAAAATGGATTTACAATGGGCTAAAGGAAAAATGCAGGCGTATAAAGGTTATCCTTGGGAAACAGAATATAACGTGAATTTCACTTTCAGTTTATTGTGGTAG
- the pfhB1_6 gene encoding protein PfhB1 encodes MNRPKISLSKITSILAISYALPGYAEIQPVNTNTQVNRVGKIEIVNIAKPSDSGLSHNQYAKFNVDKSGAVLNNALHQGKSELAGQLDKNPHLKNQAANIILNEVVSREPSNLLGKQEIFGQKADYVLANPNGISCDGCGFINTPKASLVVGKPTVNKGELTDFDVRGENALTTSGKVTGQLDQLDLIAPTVTISGQLNGAKNVNVVMGKNTVKRDKNGKLTVQVEEAKGQILDGKIAGSMLANRIRIHSTDQRATLDIVGADIEAKDVLVQAGNAKFKGKITTVPHEQNRQYLAENRVTVEENHSTKNEKYQKTTVKADNLIVDVENRLDIVGADLQTKQAGLIGGETHFGTQTTIDEHNTRKHQSKGLWFREEIDNTQKQTVHRTTVSSDKLNVVATKGKITGEAVKLNSQDAFIYGENGIDLKGVAQSTWTEAESKFKNETIRLKTGSSSQSADTQDLIASELQFKNATLGGGDIQFSAVKGQIDGQFLIQNQGKAEFASQETQNTYHLDDRQKFWGGLAGSKTLGTGKNETVQHGTDLTIKGLAYIDAGNGVNIKGSRVLAGEGYVLGNQGKLVIDTAEARVIEHKNSRQGTLFDITKARENSFSDISTAQGSILTSDSNLQLLSSEGINVIGSKVQAADTLTIDAPIVTVHGAKNNSLSTTEEAGFGISFKGDKPKVTFNTEAALKGLITGIGQGEKIDLLNIVKGNTQFEAQGSITFGIYNNNQQSRHETHTRAEIEGGNINVVAQDVNILGGKVTASKGDLTIQAQKLKTSAQTDHLNTDKKSTNVGTTVSAKVNNSGASSTVSFGVNHQQQNTQTESVQPGQLAAKKDLNLHAEQIQHQGSQLVAGNNLIEKANQVEHLAVDNKKIDSSKNIDVGLHITSEISKEKAISSSGKLSATGGHENTQTTTAQATKLEAGNHIAVNAQTLQDTATQYQAGGNLNLTSQQHTLQSAINSVNKETLKAGANIGVSGSTSDLTTVNLKVNVGANYQQNQTSSEKAQKASLNANNIAINTENLYSQADMQASGKVALSAAESAVLAQSSDREYQIGGGFKADIGVGALVIPAANTAIPTADVSATVNSLKGSSQEAVSTTVKGQSVEIQSGKQTLLQGTNIDAENAKVNGNNVVITAANNNKKLTDVSVGAGVSIGKDISTIGLNGNIKVNHEATNTHTTGTINAQNLTVQAHDGITLAGIQTTVKNVNLDSGKGNLNLTALQNDVQKTNVGAILSLNGGVSEQTWTPSGGSASLDVNVVRNQTHTSTIINSDSARLNVGSTTLTGSALNTNTVSGTIAGDLQSIGLVNKINETKLNLSAGGSGKFTPYPAQDWNKNLIQDQKNGAIAGIKAEIKTNIDIKRQQTNTPVDINTKQDNLVVNGNLVKPIISPEKDTHTTVTAHLNTNIEEMIKKAQEQIKNGQTPFIQVVELR; translated from the coding sequence ATGAACAGACCAAAAATATCCCTGTCTAAAATTACGTCGATCCTTGCCATTTCTTACGCCCTTCCAGGCTATGCAGAAATTCAACCCGTCAATACGAATACACAAGTCAATCGTGTAGGCAAAATTGAAATCGTTAATATTGCAAAACCGTCCGACTCCGGATTATCACATAACCAATACGCCAAATTTAATGTGGATAAATCAGGTGCGGTTTTGAATAACGCATTACATCAGGGTAAATCCGAATTAGCCGGGCAGTTGGATAAAAATCCTCATTTAAAAAATCAAGCAGCAAATATCATATTAAATGAAGTCGTAAGTCGAGAACCTTCTAACCTTTTAGGCAAACAAGAGATTTTTGGTCAAAAAGCGGATTATGTGTTAGCCAACCCTAATGGTATAAGTTGTGATGGATGCGGTTTTATCAACACCCCTAAAGCCTCATTGGTTGTCGGTAAACCTACAGTGAATAAAGGGGAGTTGACCGATTTTGATGTACGAGGGGAAAACGCCCTTACCACGTCCGGAAAGGTTACCGGACAGTTAGATCAACTAGACTTAATTGCGCCTACCGTCACGATTTCAGGACAGCTCAATGGGGCAAAGAATGTCAATGTAGTGATGGGTAAAAATACGGTAAAACGCGATAAAAACGGTAAACTTACTGTTCAAGTCGAAGAGGCAAAAGGACAAATATTAGACGGTAAGATTGCTGGCAGTATGTTAGCTAATCGCATTCGTATTCATTCTACGGATCAACGCGCAACACTTGATATTGTTGGCGCTGATATTGAGGCAAAAGATGTACTGGTGCAAGCTGGTAATGCGAAATTTAAAGGGAAAATTACAACCGTTCCCCACGAACAAAACCGTCAATATTTAGCGGAAAACCGCGTTACAGTAGAAGAGAATCATTCAACCAAAAATGAAAAATACCAAAAAACTACCGTTAAAGCGGATAATTTAATTGTTGATGTTGAAAATCGTCTTGATATTGTCGGAGCAGATTTGCAAACCAAACAAGCCGGTTTGATTGGCGGGGAAACCCATTTCGGTACTCAAACCACAATTGATGAACACAATACGCGTAAACATCAGTCTAAAGGGCTTTGGTTCCGTGAAGAAATAGATAACACCCAAAAACAAACAGTCCATCGCACAACGGTTTCTTCAGATAAGTTAAATGTCGTTGCAACCAAAGGGAAAATTACCGGTGAGGCAGTGAAATTAAACAGTCAAGATGCGTTTATATATGGAGAAAACGGTATTGACTTGAAAGGCGTCGCCCAATCAACGTGGACAGAAGCCGAAAGTAAGTTTAAAAATGAAACCATTCGGCTAAAAACAGGATCAAGTTCACAATCAGCAGACACTCAAGACCTTATTGCCAGTGAACTACAATTCAAAAATGCCACCTTAGGCGGAGGCGATATTCAGTTTAGTGCGGTTAAAGGGCAAATTGATGGGCAATTTCTCATACAAAATCAAGGTAAAGCCGAATTTGCCAGTCAAGAAACTCAAAATACTTATCACCTTGATGACAGACAAAAATTTTGGGGCGGTTTAGCCGGCTCAAAAACCCTCGGTACGGGTAAAAACGAAACCGTTCAACACGGTACTGATCTCACGATAAAAGGACTTGCTTATATTGACGCCGGCAATGGTGTGAATATAAAAGGCAGTCGTGTCTTAGCTGGCGAAGGTTATGTCTTAGGTAATCAAGGTAAATTAGTCATTGATACCGCAGAGGCGCGTGTTATTGAACATAAAAATAGCCGCCAAGGCACTTTATTTGATATCACTAAAGCGCGAGAAAATAGTTTTAGTGATATTTCTACTGCACAAGGTTCAATCTTAACCTCTGACTCTAATCTACAGCTGCTTTCAAGCGAAGGAATTAACGTGATTGGCAGTAAAGTTCAAGCAGCAGATACGTTAACTATTGATGCGCCGATTGTTACCGTCCACGGGGCAAAAAATAACAGCCTATCAACAACAGAAGAAGCGGGGTTCGGTATTTCATTTAAAGGCGATAAACCAAAAGTCACGTTTAATACTGAAGCTGCATTAAAAGGGCTTATTACTGGGATTGGTCAAGGAGAAAAAATCGATCTTCTTAATATAGTCAAAGGTAATACGCAATTTGAAGCTCAAGGCAGTATTACTTTTGGTATTTATAATAATAACCAACAATCTCGTCATGAGACGCACACACGCGCGGAGATTGAAGGGGGAAATATCAACGTTGTTGCACAAGATGTTAATATTTTAGGTGGTAAAGTCACTGCCAGCAAAGGTGATTTGACCATTCAAGCTCAAAAGCTCAAAACATCTGCTCAAACTGATCACTTAAATACCGATAAAAAATCAACGAATGTAGGTACTACGGTTTCGGCAAAAGTGAATAACTCGGGCGCCTCAAGTACGGTATCTTTCGGTGTAAATCATCAACAGCAAAACACGCAAACAGAATCTGTCCAACCCGGTCAGCTGGCTGCGAAAAAGGATCTCAACTTACATGCTGAGCAAATTCAACACCAAGGGTCACAACTTGTGGCAGGAAATAATCTTATCGAAAAAGCAAATCAAGTTGAGCATTTAGCAGTTGATAATAAAAAAATTGACAGCAGTAAAAATATTGATGTTGGATTGCACATTACCTCCGAAATTAGCAAGGAAAAAGCCATTAGTAGTTCAGGAAAATTATCTGCAACAGGTGGGCATGAAAATACGCAGACAACAACCGCACAAGCAACTAAATTAGAGGCGGGCAATCATATTGCGGTCAATGCTCAAACATTACAAGATACTGCAACGCAATATCAAGCTGGAGGTAACCTCAATCTCACATCTCAACAACATACTCTGCAATCTGCCATCAATTCAGTTAACAAAGAAACATTGAAAGCAGGAGCGAATATTGGTGTAAGTGGCAGCACAAGTGATCTTACTACAGTCAATCTCAAGGTCAATGTCGGTGCTAACTACCAACAAAATCAAACGTCCTCTGAAAAAGCGCAAAAAGCGAGTTTGAATGCAAATAATATCGCAATCAATACAGAAAACCTTTACAGTCAAGCAGATATGCAAGCAAGCGGTAAAGTAGCACTTTCAGCAGCTGAAAGCGCGGTTCTGGCACAGTCAAGTGATCGAGAATACCAAATAGGTGGAGGTTTTAAAGCTGACATTGGCGTAGGGGCATTAGTCATACCCGCAGCAAATACCGCTATTCCGACAGCAGATGTGAGCGCGACGGTGAATTCACTTAAAGGCAGCAGTCAAGAAGCTGTGAGCACCACGGTGAAAGGTCAATCCGTCGAAATCCAAAGTGGAAAACAAACTTTACTTCAAGGTACAAATATTGACGCTGAAAATGCAAAAGTTAATGGTAACAATGTGGTCATCACCGCAGCAAACAACAATAAAAAATTGACGGATGTTTCGGTTGGTGCTGGTGTATCTATTGGCAAAGATATTTCAACTATCGGTTTAAACGGTAATATTAAAGTAAACCACGAAGCGACAAATACGCACACTACTGGGACAATAAACGCCCAAAATTTAACCGTGCAAGCACATGATGGCATTACTTTAGCCGGTATACAAACCACGGTCAAAAATGTAAACCTAGACAGCGGTAAAGGTAATCTCAATCTTACAGCATTACAAAATGATGTGCAAAAAACCAATGTAGGTGCAATTTTATCTCTTAATGGCGGTGTTTCAGAACAAACTTGGACACCGTCGGGTGGCAGTGCTTCATTAGATGTCAACGTAGTGCGTAATCAAACGCATACCAGTACTATCATAAACAGTGACTCGGCAAGGTTAAATGTTGGTAGTACAACCTTGACAGGAAGCGCGTTAAACACAAATACGGTTTCAGGAACGATAGCGGGCGATTTACAAAGTATCGGTTTAGTAAATAAAATCAACGAAACCAAACTTAACCTTTCCGCGGGTGGTAGCGGTAAATTTACCCCTTATCCTGCCCAAGATTGGAACAAAAACCTAATTCAAGACCAAAAAAACGGAGCTATTGCTGGTATAAAAGCAGAGATAAAAACAAACATTGATATTAAACGTCAACAAACCAATACGCCTGTTGATATTAATACCAAACAAGATAACTTGGTTGTAAACGGTAATCTTGTAAAACCAATTATATCTCCTGAAAAAGATACCCATACAACCGTTACAGCACACTTAAATACCAATATAGAGGAAATGATAAAAAAAGCCCAAGAGCAGATAAAAAACGGACAAACGCCATTTATCCAAGTAGTTGAATTGCGTTAA
- the pfhB2 gene encoding protein PfhB2 — protein MLNNENGLIQAQNAIHLTVKALEKEGTIKTKGDLTVELQDDFTLNHAFAVGNNLTFKTQADFTNNVEQVVGNQATFMANHLINHANAAISSNQTLLNAGTITNYGLLDGRENIIKTGTLDNRGTGRIYGDHVAIQADSLNNLNQGEQSATIAARHRVDFGVGTLTNRDHSLLFSTGDMAIGGQLDENHHAVGYANFVDNGSATIEALGNGDIKTQRLFNHDLYLKLGEYHKDEHIIEYAPLTSSKRYALLNQEGGEGTFEPKNNSRRDSNSYFILKDGTKIASRYWMTWDYNRHTVTTTIAHRDPAKILIGGHLSLAGSDLENKASTLSIGKTLLLGDSMFTRNENNENVTAGDITLKNIDIPGTIDITDTGTWSSFGKERRRYGVRGKKRWAVYSNGSGNLHDIHPTQHFTFDKVLNEIGHDIVGTNTQIEKQPDTNRVTLKSVVTSDLPTKGQSALSIPAVSAVISGHISAIQPENLSHHTLPMIKTLADIRLPQASLYQINPDAPNGYLVETDPQFTKKKNWLSSDYMFNALRYHHDNVHKRLGDGFYEQRLINEQIHQLTGRRYIEGYTNELEQYKALMNSGINYAKAFNLTVGVGLTAKQMAELTTDMVWFVNKEITLQNGKKVTALVPQVYLVARDTDVTPQGAVISANNILGDVGELNNSGVIAGRDLTQIRSHNIENRGVILGDSVDLSAKQHLVNLGGRIEGVNTLNLFAGKHLEIASTLSSAESDNGKLARTQLDQLSTIKVTGNGGALALRSEGNIAIKAAQLESKGTVGITAGDSLQITTLNVHNKENYEGDANNYYHVEQTSEAGSHIMAQDGVALVVQHDVKLRQTDIRSQQGTTRIGSKAGNVVITAGRSAEQLATSTKSTEKGLLSKTTTISRYEHNMTNAKTSNIDGNKVAIIAQQGNVTVSGSNVVADKDLSLFAKENVSILSDKNTYYQNEEITKRKSGVMGSGGIGFTIGSKKEKVEQDRTQESATSSQVGSLNGHTAIQAGNHYQQMGSVVTAVKGDVNILAKSAAITAARSDYESNYKYTMEPKGLTIALTGAVASALQAVDFTVKSAKNIGDSKNNRINAMATANTVFEAARAVEQLQGVAQAVANGSTTGGAVGVSITYGQQKNVQTQHTEGNTIEKSAVNAGGKVNIQATGNGEQSQIDILGADASGQTGTHLKADGKVNIQAVDENHLERSKNKSSGFNVGVAIQFDNSIAAGIIAGGNVAKGYGNGESQAWVTSYVGDKNSQTTIESGNDTNIIGSQVKGKRVNVTAENLNIESLQDTAKYADKQGSVSGQVTVGYGFSAGGSYSRSKVNSNYASVKTQAGIYAGDEGYDVDVSKGVQLTGGVILSQADADKNALSAQDFSFTDITNYSDAKASSSNFMGGLSFGKDQRSDEEKAKDQVYRAKREKNGETFEKANPNQANSSPIKFGLGEKDVHSADLYAAAKIGLVNMLGNTEKSQQASSTTSSIISEGHFNIGSAEGREKLNRIKKGNSEQTNSLEQQNYQALQKEVENDTTIQKSFYKNVAGLTDETYRTMFIAEHRMMTAVIDKNGNPIKDKNLEKTLNDEAVKIANEKLEKGEITKEQYQEEIRSYVDSELGKGRNIYQLREVSDQEREYIKPVTYTDPLTGKSETKYVVTFNGIFNDENAAAKFAWQNYVAKEGASGKIDTPIHQDVYFVHHPQANNFLSELLVAGYEKMIETSFGNVFGMDNSSLQAKSLMEKYGKDHLFAGAHSRGTLTVTNALNALNTEENREAKLLSGTTIKMVGPAANVTHADEVLSGLQTGKQRESSEGSIRIENHQQDPVGSLPILLGGNPATMNDNTQNRGFIRRTLDMFGDNSSMHNCYGLGQEQCKNDGYRKEGELIMNKEQTIYDLNQKKELNK, from the coding sequence GGGTGAACAATCTGCCACAATTGCAGCACGTCACCGTGTAGATTTCGGTGTGGGGACATTAACTAATCGCGATCATAGTCTCCTATTCAGCACTGGCGATATGGCTATTGGCGGTCAATTAGACGAAAACCATCATGCGGTAGGTTATGCTAACTTCGTGGATAATGGCAGTGCGACGATTGAAGCTTTGGGGAATGGCGATATTAAAACACAACGTTTGTTTAATCATGACCTTTATCTAAAGCTTGGAGAATATCATAAGGATGAGCATATTATTGAATATGCGCCATTAACTAGTTCAAAACGTTATGCGCTACTCAATCAAGAGGGTGGCGAGGGAACTTTTGAACCCAAAAATAATAGTCGACGCGATTCAAATTCTTATTTTATTTTGAAGGACGGTACGAAAATAGCTTCTCGCTATTGGATGACTTGGGATTATAATCGCCATACGGTAACAACAACGATAGCGCACCGTGACCCCGCCAAAATTTTAATTGGCGGTCATTTATCGCTTGCCGGTTCTGATTTAGAAAATAAGGCTTCAACCCTATCAATAGGCAAAACGCTATTATTAGGGGATAGCATGTTTACGCGTAATGAGAATAATGAAAATGTAACAGCAGGTGATATCACCTTAAAAAATATTGATATTCCAGGCACGATTGATATTACGGATACGGGAACCTGGTCAAGCTTTGGAAAAGAGCGTCGACGTTATGGTGTTAGAGGTAAAAAACGTTGGGCGGTTTATAGTAATGGTTCAGGTAATCTACATGACATCCACCCGACACAACATTTCACCTTTGATAAGGTGTTGAATGAAATCGGGCATGACATTGTCGGCACGAATACCCAAATTGAGAAACAACCGGATACCAATAGGGTTACATTAAAAAGCGTTGTTACATCAGACTTACCGACGAAAGGGCAAAGCGCGCTGTCTATCCCAGCGGTAAGTGCGGTCATTTCTGGACACATTTCAGCAATTCAGCCTGAAAACTTAAGCCATCATACGTTGCCAATGATAAAAACCCTAGCAGATATTCGTTTACCGCAAGCAAGCCTTTATCAAATTAACCCTGATGCGCCAAATGGTTATCTGGTCGAAACCGATCCCCAATTTACCAAGAAGAAAAATTGGTTAAGTTCAGATTATATGTTTAACGCGTTGCGCTATCACCACGACAACGTACATAAACGCTTGGGTGATGGTTTTTATGAGCAACGTTTGATTAACGAACAAATTCATCAACTGACAGGACGCCGTTATATTGAAGGCTACACCAATGAGTTAGAACAATATAAAGCGTTGATGAACAGCGGTATAAACTATGCCAAAGCCTTTAATTTAACGGTTGGTGTAGGGTTAACCGCAAAACAAATGGCTGAACTTACGACAGACATGGTGTGGTTCGTCAACAAAGAAATCACGCTACAAAATGGCAAAAAAGTGACCGCACTTGTGCCACAGGTTTACTTAGTGGCACGGGATACCGATGTGACCCCTCAAGGCGCGGTGATATCGGCGAACAACATTTTGGGTGATGTGGGCGAACTAAACAATAGTGGCGTTATCGCAGGACGAGATTTAACTCAAATTCGTAGCCACAACATAGAAAACCGCGGTGTGATTTTAGGGGATTCGGTGGATTTATCGGCGAAACAACATCTGGTTAATTTGGGCGGACGTATTGAAGGGGTGAATACCTTGAACCTGTTTGCCGGCAAACACTTAGAGATTGCCAGCACGTTATCGTCAGCGGAAAGTGACAATGGCAAACTTGCACGCACGCAATTAGACCAGTTAAGCACAATTAAGGTCACCGGCAATGGCGGAGCATTGGCATTGCGCAGTGAAGGCAATATCGCCATCAAAGCGGCTCAACTTGAAAGTAAGGGCACAGTGGGGATAACCGCGGGCGACAGTCTTCAAATTACCACCTTAAACGTGCACAACAAAGAAAATTATGAGGGTGATGCCAATAACTACTACCACGTAGAGCAAACTTCCGAAGCAGGAAGTCATATTATGGCTCAAGATGGTGTGGCATTGGTGGTACAACATGATGTCAAGTTGCGTCAAACCGATATCCGTAGTCAACAAGGCACAACACGGATTGGCTCAAAAGCGGGCAATGTGGTGATTACTGCAGGTCGTTCGGCGGAGCAATTAGCGACCTCAACGAAATCAACGGAAAAAGGTCTCTTGAGTAAAACCACCACGATTTCGCGTTATGAGCATAATATGACGAATGCGAAGACCAGCAATATTGACGGTAACAAGGTTGCCATTATTGCGCAACAAGGCAATGTCACGGTAAGCGGTTCGAACGTAGTCGCAGACAAGGATTTAAGCCTTTTCGCCAAAGAAAATGTGTCTATCTTGTCTGATAAAAACACCTACTACCAAAACGAAGAAATCACCAAACGCAAATCCGGGGTCATGGGCAGTGGTGGCATAGGTTTTACCATTGGTTCGAAAAAAGAAAAAGTGGAACAAGACCGCACCCAAGAAAGTGCCACAAGTAGTCAAGTGGGGAGTTTAAACGGTCACACCGCCATTCAAGCAGGCAACCACTATCAACAAATGGGCAGTGTTGTCACCGCTGTCAAAGGTGATGTTAATATTTTGGCAAAATCCGCCGCTATCACTGCCGCACGTTCGGATTATGAGAGTAACTATAAATACACCATGGAGCCGAAAGGCTTGACGATTGCGCTTACTGGTGCAGTCGCTAGTGCACTTCAAGCAGTAGATTTTACCGTGAAATCAGCTAAAAACATAGGTGATAGCAAAAATAACCGTATTAACGCTATGGCGACAGCCAATACAGTTTTTGAGGCAGCACGTGCTGTAGAGCAACTTCAAGGTGTTGCGCAGGCTGTGGCAAATGGCTCTACAACAGGTGGAGCAGTGGGCGTTAGTATTACCTATGGACAACAAAAAAACGTTCAAACTCAGCATACCGAAGGCAATACGATTGAAAAAAGTGCGGTCAATGCAGGCGGAAAAGTAAATATTCAAGCCACAGGAAATGGTGAACAATCCCAAATTGATATTCTAGGTGCTGATGCTTCAGGTCAGACTGGTACCCATTTAAAAGCTGATGGAAAGGTTAATATTCAAGCGGTAGATGAAAATCACCTTGAACGTAGTAAAAACAAATCCAGTGGCTTTAATGTCGGCGTGGCAATTCAATTTGATAACAGCATTGCTGCTGGTATCATTGCTGGCGGAAATGTGGCTAAAGGCTATGGCAATGGTGAAAGTCAAGCGTGGGTTACAAGCTATGTGGGCGATAAAAACAGCCAAACTACCATTGAAAGCGGTAATGACACGAATATCATTGGTTCACAAGTTAAAGGCAAACGTGTCAATGTGACCGCAGAAAACCTCAACATTGAGAGTTTACAAGATACTGCAAAATATGCGGACAAACAAGGAAGTGTCTCAGGGCAAGTGACAGTGGGTTACGGTTTCTCTGCAGGAGGCAGTTATAGTAGAAGTAAAGTCAATTCTAATTATGCAAGTGTGAAAACACAGGCAGGGATTTATGCCGGGGATGAGGGGTATGATGTTGATGTATCAAAAGGTGTTCAACTAACTGGTGGTGTAATTCTTTCTCAGGCTGACGCCGATAAAAATGCCTTATCTGCACAAGATTTTAGCTTTACAGATATTACAAACTATTCCGATGCCAAAGCGAGTTCTAGCAACTTTATGGGCGGTCTGTCTTTCGGCAAAGATCAACGTTCAGATGAAGAGAAAGCAAAAGATCAAGTTTATCGTGCTAAAAGAGAGAAAAATGGTGAAACTTTTGAGAAAGCCAATCCAAATCAGGCTAATAGTAGCCCAATTAAGTTCGGTTTAGGTGAAAAAGATGTGCATAGTGCTGATCTGTATGCAGCTGCAAAAATTGGTTTGGTGAATATGTTGGGTAATACTGAAAAATCTCAACAAGCTTCTAGCACAACATCTTCAATTATTAGCGAAGGACACTTTAATATTGGCAGTGCAGAAGGACGAGAAAAACTTAATCGTATCAAAAAAGGCAATAGCGAACAGACGAATAGTTTAGAACAGCAAAATTATCAAGCACTTCAAAAAGAGGTCGAAAATGATACTACGATTCAGAAAAGTTTTTATAAGAATGTTGCGGGTTTAACCGATGAGACATATCGCACGATGTTTATCGCAGAGCATCGGATGATGACTGCGGTAATAGATAAAAATGGCAATCCAATAAAAGACAAAAATCTTGAAAAAACGCTTAATGATGAAGCTGTTAAAATTGCGAATGAAAAATTAGAAAAAGGAGAAATTACAAAAGAACAATATCAAGAAGAAATTCGTTCTTATGTAGATAGCGAATTAGGAAAAGGTCGTAATATTTATCAATTAAGAGAAGTTTCTGACCAAGAACGAGAATATATCAAGCCAGTGACTTATACTGATCCGTTGACAGGTAAATCAGAAACCAAATATGTTGTTACCTTTAACGGTATTTTTAATGATGAAAATGCTGCGGCCAAATTTGCTTGGCAAAATTATGTAGCAAAAGAAGGTGCGAGTGGAAAAATAGATACACCAATTCATCAAGATGTTTATTTTGTTCACCATCCGCAAGCGAATAATTTTTTATCTGAACTGCTGGTAGCGGGTTATGAAAAAATGATTGAAACTTCCTTTGGTAATGTATTTGGTATGGATAATTCCAGCTTACAGGCGAAATCCCTAATGGAAAAATATGGAAAAGATCATCTTTTTGCAGGGGCACACAGCCGCGGAACACTCACGGTTACCAATGCTTTAAATGCACTAAATACTGAAGAAAACCGAGAGGCTAAGTTGTTATCAGGAACAACCATAAAAATGGTAGGACCAGCAGCAAATGTTACTCATGCAGATGAAGTACTAAGCGGATTGCAAACAGGTAAGCAACGTGAGAGTTCGGAAGGCTCAATTCGAATTGAAAACCACCAACAAGATCCTGTCGGCAGTCTTCCTATCCTTTTAGGCGGAAATCCTGCAACAATGAATGATAATACGCAAAATAGAGGTTTTATCAGAAGAACCCTAGATATGTTTGGAGATAATTCGTCTATGCATAATTGTTATGGCTTAGGTCAAGAACAATGTAAAAATGATGGATATCGTAAAGAGGGAGAGCTAATTATGAATAAAGAACAAACAATTTATGATTTAAACCAAAAGAAAGAGTTAAATAAATAA